A DNA window from Micromonospora sp. NBC_01739 contains the following coding sequences:
- a CDS encoding tyrosine-type recombinase/integrase: MPWRYEQVSAIRGGLAQRYRPMVDLGAGCGLRQGEILGLGVDDIDFDGGWVHVCRQVKLVRSRLVFGLPKNDRDRRIPLPDSVAQVLKQHVGDFAPVSLTLPWEDPATDERVTVPLLFTTTRRGAINRRTFDNKSWRPAVVAASITPTRFTGMHALRHFYASSLLDAGESIKALASYLGHADPGFTLRVYTHLMPASEERTRNAIDLLFSNDPQGDG, from the coding sequence GTGCCGTGGCGGTACGAACAGGTTTCGGCAATCCGCGGTGGCCTCGCCCAGCGATACCGCCCGATGGTCGACCTGGGGGCCGGCTGCGGTCTGCGGCAGGGGGAGATCCTCGGCCTCGGGGTCGACGACATCGACTTTGACGGCGGGTGGGTGCACGTCTGCCGTCAGGTCAAGCTCGTCCGTTCCCGGCTCGTCTTCGGCCTGCCCAAGAATGACCGGGACCGCCGGATACCGCTGCCCGACTCTGTCGCCCAGGTGCTGAAGCAGCACGTCGGCGATTTCGCTCCGGTGTCGCTCACCCTGCCGTGGGAGGACCCGGCCACAGACGAGCGGGTCACAGTCCCACTGCTGTTCACCACCACCCGGCGCGGCGCGATCAACCGGCGCACCTTCGACAACAAGAGCTGGCGACCCGCTGTCGTGGCGGCCAGCATCACGCCGACCCGCTTCACCGGGATGCACGCGCTCCGCCACTTCTACGCCTCGTCGCTGCTCGACGCAGGGGAGAGCATCAAGGCGCTGGCGTCGTACCTCGGCCACGCCGACCCCGGCTTCACCCTCCGCGTCTACACGCACCTGATGCCCGCCAGTGAGGAACGCACCCGCAACGCGATTGATCTACTGTTTAGTAACGATCCGCAGGGTGACGGGTAG
- a CDS encoding IS1634 family transposase — MAFVRRVRTASGATAVQIAEYVAGRQRIVAHVGSAHTEVELGVLLERARELLADPAQGVLFAVEAAPRVTPLAKPAEATPGLFDEPRPRVGVRDGAGRMASTDSRVLYDALAGVYADLGFGVLGDAVFADLVIARVVEPTSLLDAGRVLTDLGRRPASYATMKRTLTRAGPDGGYRDRVAAACVAHLVAGGDITLCLYDVTTLYFEAEKEDELRKVGYSKERRVDPQIVVGLLVDRGGFPMEIGCFAGNQAETTTIIPIITAFQARHRVADMVVVADAGMLSASNLRKLDEAGLRFIVGSRVTKAPIDLASHFHWHGDAFTDGQIIDTITPKTGQHNENNQAVRAEPLWNPHTHPGSWRAVWAYSHKRAVRDRRTLATQEERARAVVDGQKATRTPRFVKTSNGSHTLDQVSLERARRLVGLKGYVTNIAGNVMPASEVISSYHDLWQVEASFRMSKTDLAARPMFHRTHDAIEAHLTIVFAALAVSREVQNRTGLSIRSVIRQLRPLRSATIAINGTSHTLPPAIPTNQQTILDALNRPGVTH, encoded by the coding sequence ATGGCGTTCGTGCGGCGGGTGCGGACGGCTTCGGGGGCTACGGCGGTGCAGATCGCCGAGTACGTGGCGGGTCGTCAGCGGATCGTGGCGCACGTCGGGTCGGCGCACACCGAGGTCGAGCTGGGGGTGCTGCTCGAGCGGGCTCGTGAGCTGTTGGCCGATCCCGCTCAGGGTGTGTTGTTCGCTGTGGAGGCTGCGCCGCGGGTCACGCCGCTGGCCAAGCCTGCCGAGGCGACACCCGGGTTGTTCGACGAACCGCGCCCGCGGGTAGGGGTTCGCGACGGCGCGGGCCGAATGGCGTCCACGGATTCCAGGGTGCTCTACGACGCCCTGGCCGGCGTTTACGCCGATCTGGGGTTCGGCGTGCTCGGCGACGCGGTGTTCGCCGATCTGGTGATCGCACGAGTGGTGGAACCCACCTCGCTGCTCGACGCGGGTCGGGTCCTGACCGACCTGGGGCGGCGTCCCGCCAGCTACGCGACGATGAAACGCACCCTGACCCGCGCCGGCCCGGACGGTGGTTACCGGGATCGGGTCGCCGCGGCGTGTGTCGCCCACCTCGTCGCCGGCGGGGACATCACCTTGTGCCTCTACGACGTCACCACCTTGTACTTCGAGGCGGAGAAGGAGGACGAGCTGCGCAAGGTCGGCTACTCCAAGGAACGGCGGGTCGATCCGCAGATCGTGGTCGGGCTGCTGGTCGACCGCGGCGGGTTCCCGATGGAGATCGGCTGTTTCGCCGGCAACCAGGCCGAGACCACCACGATCATCCCGATCATCACCGCGTTCCAGGCCCGCCACCGGGTGGCCGACATGGTTGTGGTCGCCGACGCCGGGATGCTCTCGGCGAGCAACCTACGCAAGCTCGACGAGGCCGGTCTGCGGTTCATCGTCGGCTCACGGGTGACCAAGGCCCCGATCGATCTGGCCAGCCACTTCCACTGGCACGGTGACGCGTTCACCGACGGGCAAATCATCGACACCATCACCCCCAAGACCGGCCAGCACAACGAAAACAATCAGGCCGTACGCGCCGAACCGCTCTGGAACCCGCACACCCACCCCGGCTCCTGGCGGGCGGTCTGGGCCTACTCCCACAAACGGGCCGTGCGCGACCGGCGCACCCTCGCCACGCAGGAGGAACGAGCCCGCGCCGTCGTCGACGGACAGAAGGCGACCCGGACTCCCCGGTTCGTCAAGACCAGCAACGGATCGCACACCCTCGACCAGGTTTCGCTGGAGCGCGCCCGCCGCCTGGTCGGCCTGAAGGGCTACGTCACCAACATCGCGGGCAACGTGATGCCCGCCAGCGAAGTCATCAGCTCCTACCACGACCTCTGGCAGGTCGAAGCGTCGTTCCGGATGAGCAAAACCGACCTGGCCGCCCGGCCCATGTTCCACCGCACCCACGACGCCATCGAGGCACACCTGACCATCGTGTTCGCCGCACTCGCAGTCTCCCGCGAGGTCCAGAACCGCACCGGCCTGTCCATCCGCAGCGTCATCCGTCAGCTACGGCCACTACGGTCCGCGACCATCGCGATCAACGGCACCAGCCACACCCTGCCACCGGCGATCCCCACCAACCAGCAAACCATCCTCGACGCCCTGAACCGGCCCGGCGTCACGCACTAA